One part of the uncultured Bacteroides sp. genome encodes these proteins:
- a CDS encoding glycosyl hydrolase 115 family protein, which produces MKIFKSILLVGIMLLCEPIVYGQVLLTKNGDKADEFTLIGKSKKTCLYYDRQDFEVVKKVARLFSNDVRLITNQPVTIGAAEENIASNSIIVGTLGYNKLIDQLIAKKKLDVTSLKGKWESFHMEVILNPFPGVNKALVVVGSDRRGTAYGLFSISEAIGVSPWYWWADAPVAKQKELCIKVQKMTSNEPTVKYRGVFINDEDWGLLQWAKKNFEKERGNIGPKTYAKVCELLLRLKANYLCPAMHEASTAFNKIPENKLVADSFAIVMGSTHCEPLLFNNASEWDKKTMGEWDYVNNKGMIDKVLRQRVVENSPYENVYTVALRGLHDKAMSGGNDMNGRVKTVSDAINTQRQFLTDIIKKPANEIPQVFFAYKEVLDVYNAGLKLPDDVTIIWADDNYGYLKRLSNPNEQKRSGRSGIYYHVSYLGKPHDYLWMSTISPAVMYEELRKAYDTTADRVWLLNVGDIKSCEFSMNLFLSMAYNINSFNYDNIYTYQAHWLAGMFGQEYYKNFLDITTTFYHQAFSRKPELMGWGYQWSTDKYGKERNTDTDFSFTNYREADTRLSEYSRIGSMADSILNKLPEVKKAGFYQLLYYPVKGCELMNKMVLYGQKNRWYALQGRAATNQLNKEVKIYYDSLQVITQGYNSLLNGKWNPVMTTKQGFAASYFELPKLNTVTLPEMPSLGIQTEGEDIIKGKSSFHSLPAFNTYLRQSYYFDVFNKGASALNWDIKTSADWILVNKKKGTTKLEDRIWVSVDWNKVPAGERVSGVIEIAGKDAGKENVYVSVFNPSSPSLKEMDSLFVEHNGYISINAADFHKKVENENIKIKLIPNLGFENASVQLGNPIAPAQRTASTTVPRVEYNFYTFEQGSVDVYTYVLPTFTLSTDRGFAGHEATNIETKYGVCIDDGPVMNPSTSSFEYAQIWYESVLKNCRINKTTLHINEPGKHTLKILCGDSGTILQKVVLDFGGMQRSYTGPKPTKKNNF; this is translated from the coding sequence ATGAAGATCTTTAAATCTATTTTATTGGTAGGTATAATGTTACTATGTGAACCTATTGTATATGGGCAGGTATTATTAACCAAAAACGGAGATAAAGCTGATGAGTTTACCCTTATTGGAAAAAGTAAGAAGACATGTCTGTATTATGATAGACAGGATTTTGAAGTTGTAAAAAAGGTAGCCCGGCTATTTAGTAATGATGTACGATTAATAACTAATCAACCTGTAACAATTGGTGCTGCTGAAGAGAATATTGCTTCAAATAGCATTATTGTGGGAACATTAGGCTACAATAAACTTATAGATCAACTTATCGCTAAAAAGAAACTGGATGTAACTTCTTTGAAAGGTAAATGGGAAAGCTTTCATATGGAAGTAATACTCAATCCATTCCCGGGAGTAAATAAAGCATTAGTGGTTGTTGGAAGTGATCGTAGAGGAACTGCTTATGGTTTGTTCTCTATTTCAGAAGCAATTGGCGTTTCTCCATGGTATTGGTGGGCAGATGCTCCTGTTGCCAAGCAAAAAGAGTTATGCATTAAAGTTCAAAAAATGACATCTAATGAACCTACAGTCAAGTATCGTGGCGTATTTATTAATGATGAAGACTGGGGATTGCTTCAATGGGCTAAAAAGAATTTTGAGAAAGAACGTGGCAATATCGGTCCTAAAACTTATGCTAAAGTTTGTGAGCTTCTTTTGCGTTTAAAGGCAAACTATCTTTGCCCTGCTATGCATGAAGCCTCCACTGCCTTTAATAAAATACCTGAAAATAAATTGGTTGCAGATAGCTTTGCTATCGTAATGGGATCTACCCACTGTGAACCATTATTATTTAACAATGCAAGTGAATGGGATAAAAAAACAATGGGAGAATGGGATTATGTAAATAACAAAGGCATGATCGATAAGGTACTGAGACAAAGAGTAGTTGAAAATTCTCCTTATGAAAATGTTTATACAGTAGCATTAAGAGGACTACACGATAAGGCTATGAGTGGAGGTAATGACATGAATGGGCGTGTAAAGACTGTTAGTGACGCTATAAATACTCAAAGACAGTTTTTGACTGATATAATAAAAAAGCCTGCAAATGAAATCCCACAGGTCTTTTTCGCTTACAAAGAGGTTTTAGATGTCTATAATGCGGGTCTTAAACTGCCGGATGATGTTACAATCATTTGGGCAGATGATAATTATGGCTACTTAAAACGTTTGAGTAATCCGAATGAACAGAAGCGATCTGGACGTTCAGGAATTTATTATCACGTTTCCTATTTAGGTAAACCACATGATTATTTATGGATGAGTACTATTTCTCCAGCAGTGATGTATGAAGAACTTCGTAAAGCGTATGATACAACAGCAGACCGTGTTTGGTTATTAAATGTTGGTGACATAAAATCTTGTGAATTCTCAATGAATTTATTTTTGTCTATGGCTTATAATATCAATTCTTTCAATTATGATAATATCTATACTTATCAGGCACATTGGCTGGCAGGAATGTTTGGCCAAGAATATTATAAGAATTTTCTAGACATCACTACAACATTCTATCATCAAGCCTTTTCTCGCAAACCGGAACTCATGGGATGGGGATATCAGTGGTCAACAGATAAATATGGTAAAGAACGAAATACAGATACGGATTTTTCATTTACCAATTATCGTGAGGCAGATACTCGTTTGTCAGAATATAGCCGTATTGGATCGATGGCTGATTCTATTTTGAATAAACTTCCAGAAGTGAAAAAGGCTGGATTCTATCAATTGCTTTATTATCCGGTAAAAGGATGTGAACTAATGAATAAAATGGTTCTTTACGGACAGAAAAATCGTTGGTATGCATTGCAGGGAAGAGCTGCAACAAATCAATTAAACAAAGAAGTGAAAATCTACTATGATAGTTTGCAAGTGATAACCCAAGGGTATAACTCTTTATTGAATGGTAAATGGAATCCGGTAATGACAACAAAACAAGGATTTGCAGCATCTTATTTTGAATTACCGAAATTAAACACTGTTACTTTACCAGAGATGCCTTCATTAGGAATACAGACAGAAGGAGAAGATATAATCAAAGGAAAAAGTAGTTTTCATTCCCTCCCTGCATTCAATACATATCTCCGTCAATCTTATTATTTTGATGTATTTAATAAGGGAGCTTCTGCGTTAAATTGGGATATTAAAACCTCAGCAGACTGGATTCTAGTTAATAAGAAGAAAGGAACAACAAAATTAGAGGATCGTATCTGGGTGTCTGTTGACTGGAATAAAGTGCCAGCCGGAGAGCGAGTTTCAGGAGTAATTGAGATTGCAGGAAAAGATGCAGGAAAAGAAAATGTTTATGTTTCGGTTTTTAATCCTTCTTCGCCTTCATTAAAAGAAATGGACTCACTATTTGTTGAACATAATGGATATATATCTATTAATGCTGCTGATTTCCATAAGAAAGTTGAAAATGAAAATATAAAAATCAAACTTATCCCCAATTTAGGTTTTGAGAATGCTTCTGTACAACTTGGTAATCCTATAGCACCTGCTCAAAGAACAGCCAGCACTACTGTTCCTCGTGTTGAATATAACTTTTACACTTTCGAACAAGGTTCTGTAGATGTATATACTTATGTATTGCCCACATTTACTTTGAGTACAGATAGAGGGTTTGCGGGCCATGAAGCCACTAATATTGAAACTAAATATGGAGTCTGTATTGATGATGGTCCGGTGATGAATCCTTCTACTTCTTCGTTTGAATATGCACAAATATGGTATGAAAGTGTACTGAAAAATTGTAGGATAAATAAGACAACATTGCATATTAATGAACCGGGTAAACATACTTTGAAAATTCTATGTGGAGATTCTGGTACTATTTTGCAAAAAGTGGTTTTGGACTTTGGTGGTATGCAACGTTCTTATACAGGACCTAAACCAACTAAGAAAAATAATTTTTAG
- a CDS encoding two-component regulator propeller domain-containing protein, whose product MKNLIISIFFSLYALLALPLFAQDAVHYYFRTLDIRNGLTQNTVNAVLQDRKGFMWFGTKDGLNRFDGLSFRVFKKEDSGLGNNFITALYEDKNGNIWVGTDAGVYIYDPALEKFSAFDKISNTGKDIKHAVTLITGDKKGDIWISSDNDGLFRYDPNNRHLFNYLYKKELANVTRFWFEENTCWISLYADNLYYTDKNLKSPLTPFRDAEGKEVFKNDIINSQVSGPHNCIYIGSFKGLTEINLTTRKVRRLLNAYVRSLQFKSDEELWAGTESGLYIYNLITGKVTHLSVPYQDDSYAMSDNAIYALCQDKEEGMWIGSYFGGVNYYPKQWTYFEKFYPRDDIRNFGRRVREFCESNDGTLWIGTEDRGLFHFNPSSGQIEPFEHPSIYKNIHGLCLDGNELWIGTFSGGLNRIDLRTKQVKHYSKGIAPNTLNANDVFSICKTTAGELWIGTTSGLLLYNRSTDDFTRIPRLNNVFVYKILEDFNGNIWLATNSNGVYCYNVTNRRWTNFVSQKNDPTSLPYNKVISIYEDSRKRLWFMTQGAGFCRFEPKTKKFIRYDMSQGFPSNIIYKMVEDKQGYLWITTGNGLVCFNPETGTKHIYTTANGLLSNQFNYQSGYCDKRGQIYFGSINGFIAFNPKMFVENTFIPPVVITDFFLFNKRLPIGSNRSPLKKSIIYSDEIELDADQNSFSFHVAALSYQAPEMNKLVYKLEGFDREWYPVDKNALINYSNLPYGTYIFHLKGSNSDGKWNNSERILKIHIRPPFYLSPFAYGIYVVIILLSIAGVIYYFRKKALRKHQRAMEVFEREKERELYAAKIDFFTNVSHEIRTPLTLIKSPLENVLASKYVANEIKDDLKIMDLNTNRLLDLVNQLLDFRKTETKGFQLNFVECSVSDILQKIYMSFTPLARQNGLKFTMDCPDNIQASVDREGLTKIISNLLANAVKYADTYICVNLSEEDNLLKLFVSNDGDVVPLEMREEIFKPFVQCKRGMLRSVSGTGIGLALARSLAELHEGTLCMDNSTECNCFILTLPAKHKHTIPVVESNSELLPSEQSFEGEVEKRDGKSTDNSLKKFRYTVLVIEDSSEMLSFVVKQLSGDYEVLTAGNGVEALGILKENTVNLIISDIVMPEMDGLELCDHLKSELDYSHIPIILLTAKTNLQSKIEGLKLGADAYIEKPFSVEYLRVCVSNLLNNREKLRASFAHSPFVQTNTMAMTKADEAFLKSLKEVIMDNMQNPDFSLDDMANLLNMSRSSLNRKIKGVLDMTPNDYIRLERLKRAAQLLKEGECKINEICYMVGFNTPSYFTKCFLKQFGNLPKDFRG is encoded by the coding sequence ATGAAAAATCTTATTATAAGTATCTTCTTTTCTTTGTATGCTTTGCTTGCATTGCCGCTTTTTGCTCAAGATGCCGTTCACTATTATTTCAGAACATTAGATATTAGGAACGGTCTTACTCAGAATACGGTGAACGCTGTTTTGCAAGATAGGAAAGGGTTTATGTGGTTTGGTACGAAAGACGGATTAAATCGTTTCGACGGTTTGTCTTTCCGTGTGTTTAAAAAGGAAGATAGCGGTTTAGGAAATAATTTCATCACTGCACTTTACGAAGATAAAAATGGAAATATATGGGTAGGGACCGATGCTGGAGTCTATATTTACGATCCTGCTTTAGAGAAATTCTCAGCTTTTGATAAAATAAGCAATACCGGCAAAGATATTAAACATGCCGTTACTTTAATAACTGGCGATAAAAAAGGTGATATCTGGATTTCGTCAGACAATGACGGGTTATTCAGGTATGATCCCAATAACAGGCATCTGTTTAACTATTTATATAAAAAAGAACTTGCTAATGTTACCCGTTTCTGGTTTGAAGAAAACACATGTTGGATCAGTCTGTATGCAGATAATCTGTACTATACGGATAAGAATTTAAAATCACCCCTGACTCCATTCAGAGATGCCGAAGGAAAAGAGGTTTTCAAGAACGATATCATCAACTCTCAAGTGTCTGGTCCTCATAACTGTATTTATATTGGGTCGTTCAAAGGTCTGACGGAGATCAATTTGACGACTCGCAAAGTGCGACGATTATTGAATGCTTATGTACGTTCTCTGCAATTCAAGTCTGATGAAGAACTATGGGCAGGAACAGAGTCCGGTTTATATATTTATAATCTTATTACAGGCAAGGTTACTCATTTGTCTGTTCCTTATCAGGATGATTCTTATGCCATGTCGGATAATGCGATCTATGCCTTATGCCAGGATAAAGAGGAAGGAATGTGGATAGGATCTTATTTTGGTGGGGTGAATTATTATCCGAAACAGTGGACTTACTTTGAGAAGTTCTATCCACGGGATGATATCAGAAACTTTGGCCGCCGTGTGCGTGAATTTTGTGAAAGTAATGACGGCACGTTGTGGATTGGTACGGAAGACAGAGGTTTGTTTCATTTTAACCCGTCATCAGGCCAGATTGAACCTTTTGAGCATCCTAGCATTTATAAGAATATTCATGGCTTATGTTTGGATGGAAATGAACTATGGATCGGAACTTTTTCCGGCGGACTGAACCGTATTGATTTGCGTACGAAGCAAGTGAAACATTATAGTAAAGGCATAGCCCCCAATACATTAAATGCCAATGATGTTTTTTCTATTTGCAAGACTACTGCCGGTGAATTGTGGATAGGCACCACTTCCGGCCTTTTGCTATATAACCGTTCAACAGACGACTTTACACGTATACCGCGATTGAACAATGTATTTGTTTATAAAATATTGGAAGATTTCAACGGTAATATTTGGTTAGCTACTAACTCGAATGGTGTTTACTGTTATAATGTAACTAACCGGCGCTGGACGAATTTTGTTTCACAAAAAAATGATCCAACTTCGTTGCCTTACAATAAGGTTATTAGTATCTACGAAGACAGCAGGAAGCGTTTGTGGTTTATGACACAAGGTGCAGGCTTTTGCAGGTTCGAACCTAAAACGAAGAAATTTATACGGTATGATATGTCTCAAGGTTTTCCGAGTAATATTATTTACAAGATGGTGGAAGATAAACAGGGCTATTTGTGGATAACAACCGGTAATGGGCTGGTTTGTTTTAATCCCGAGACTGGAACCAAACATATTTATACTACAGCGAATGGCCTGCTTAGTAATCAGTTTAACTATCAGTCCGGCTATTGCGATAAGAGAGGGCAAATCTATTTTGGTAGTATCAATGGCTTTATTGCTTTTAATCCGAAAATGTTTGTAGAAAATACGTTTATTCCTCCGGTGGTCATCACTGATTTCTTTCTGTTTAACAAGAGACTTCCCATTGGCTCTAACAGGTCACCTTTGAAGAAAAGTATCATCTATTCGGATGAAATAGAGCTGGATGCCGATCAGAATTCATTCTCTTTTCATGTGGCGGCTTTAAGTTATCAGGCACCAGAAATGAATAAACTAGTCTATAAGTTGGAAGGTTTTGATCGGGAATGGTATCCTGTAGACAAGAATGCTTTGATTAATTATTCTAATTTACCTTATGGAACATATATATTCCATTTAAAAGGCTCAAATAGTGACGGTAAATGGAATAATAGCGAACGGATTCTTAAAATTCATATTCGCCCGCCCTTCTATTTGTCTCCCTTTGCATACGGCATTTATGTTGTAATTATTTTGCTTTCAATAGCCGGTGTAATTTATTATTTCAGAAAGAAGGCATTGCGTAAGCATCAACGCGCTATGGAGGTATTTGAAAGAGAGAAAGAACGAGAGTTGTATGCTGCTAAAATCGATTTTTTCACGAATGTGTCACACGAAATACGTACTCCTCTTACGCTGATCAAAAGCCCGCTCGAGAATGTGCTAGCTTCGAAGTATGTAGCCAATGAAATAAAAGACGATTTAAAAATTATGGATTTGAATACAAATCGCCTTCTCGATTTGGTGAATCAACTGCTTGATTTCCGTAAAACGGAGACCAAAGGATTTCAGCTGAATTTTGTAGAGTGTAGTGTGTCGGATATATTGCAGAAAATATATATGAGTTTTACACCATTGGCACGGCAGAATGGGCTGAAATTCACTATGGATTGTCCGGATAATATACAGGCATCTGTGGATAGGGAAGGACTGACTAAAATTATTAGCAATCTGTTGGCAAATGCAGTCAAATATGCTGATACTTATATTTGTGTCAATTTGTCGGAAGAAGATAATTTGCTAAAGCTTTTTGTTTCCAATGATGGTGATGTTGTTCCTCTCGAAATGAGAGAAGAAATCTTTAAACCCTTTGTTCAGTGCAAACGAGGAATGCTTCGTTCCGTATCGGGAACCGGTATTGGATTGGCATTGGCCCGTTCCCTTGCCGAACTACATGAAGGAACATTATGCATGGACAATTCTACGGAATGTAACTGTTTTATATTGACTCTTCCTGCAAAGCATAAGCATACAATTCCGGTTGTTGAAAGTAATAGTGAATTGTTACCTTCAGAACAGAGCTTTGAAGGTGAAGTTGAAAAGCGTGATGGGAAAAGTACTGATAATAGTTTGAAAAAGTTTCGATATACTGTTTTAGTAATTGAAGATAGTTCTGAAATGCTCTCGTTTGTAGTAAAACAGTTATCTGGAGATTACGAAGTGCTGACTGCTGGTAATGGGGTGGAAGCGTTGGGTATTTTGAAAGAGAATACCGTTAATCTTATCATTTCAGATATTGTTATGCCTGAAATGGATGGATTGGAACTTTGTGATCATTTAAAGTCGGAGTTGGATTATAGTCACATACCAATCATTCTATTGACAGCAAAAACTAATCTACAGTCGAAAATTGAAGGACTTAAATTGGGAGCCGATGCATATATTGAAAAACCTTTTTCTGTAGAATATCTGAGAGTCTGTGTTTCCAATTTGCTGAATAACCGTGAGAAATTGCGTGCATCTTTTGCCCATTCGCCTTTTGTACAAACCAATACCATGGCTATGACAAAGGCAGATGAAGCTTTCTTAAAGAGTTTGAAAGAAGTGATAATGGATAATATGCAGAATCCCGACTTTTCTTTAGACGATATGGCAAATCTGTTGAATATGAGTCGTTCTAGCCTTAACCGGAAGATAAAAGGTGTATTGGACATGACGCCAAATGACTATATCCGTTTGGAACGCCTTAAAAGGGCTGCCCAGCTACTGAAAGAAGGTGAATGTAAAATTAATGAAATTTGCTATATGGTAGGCTTTAATACCCCTTCTTATTTTACAAAATGTTTTTTGAAACAATTTGGGAATTTGCCTAAAGATTTCAGAGGTTGA
- a CDS encoding TonB-dependent receptor, whose translation MIKKLLVLFLSVLAVTAYSQNVTIAGQVVDPGNMPLIGVNVLVKGTTTGVITDIDGKFSLNGKKGNTLVFSCIGMVSQEIIFKGTPLHIVMRDDTKTLGEVVVVGYGTMKRKDVTGAVSHIGKEVMQTKVATNVVDFLTGSIAGVNISPSSGAAGGGSIEVRGPASLKASTSPLIVLDGVIFYGNIADINPNDIESIDVLKDASSTAIYGAKGSAGVIMISTKRGSTNKPVINLSANIGSVQAQFLPKLATPEQYIQRRSDYWKTNDYFLPGSQQHGSGYYDNPNSLPEGVTQEQWANYDASFSGDYVGTWMTRLGFNPLEIDNYKAGKVVNWQDLVYKTGLRQDYNASVSGKTPNTNYYMSLGYTDNEGFQVGDQFRAVRARLNLDTDITKWLKVGLNAQFANKGTNQISVDAGSSSVMSPFGSVYEDDGSIKVRPWNDNRVSNPLLARSVDDKYYRTQNLISTVYGKLTLPYGISYQTNFNVRYGWIKDYYFKSDVNPGVVSGGESTRRDYSDYEWSVDNMLKWNHTFADIHNVDATFVYTAEKFQSWESTGNNEGFQPNGTLSYHGIQAGINPVVNSNDEMQTGNGMLARLNYSLMDRYLLTASVRRDGFSAFGQNNPYGVFSAFAAGWRISEEKFMKKLSFVDNLKLRLSWGQNGNRDIGRYAAFSRLTITNSIQDGVNVKGVYPSSLANNDLKWETTSAFNFGLDFGLFNNRLSGVADVYFNKTTNLLMDRSMPAITGYGSVATNLGQINNKGVELTLTSVNVSIPKKISWSTSLIYSINKNTIKHLYGKMIDVLDDKGNVIGRREDDDVQNGWYIGHGIRDIYDYKWLGVWQMGEEYEANKYGKQPGDPKLLDVNGDGVVNTNDKVWLGSSTPRYRMSLRSDLRLLNCIDFSFVIRGEFNYLGIDNLARNEDNRYFESANSTWTEYWTPWNPNSEYARLGADCSNPTVNIYKKRNYVKMQNMSLAYIFPQKLLSKLMIENLKLSFNVDNAFVLSKWRTSDPMTKGITPRIFTFGINMTL comes from the coding sequence ATGATTAAGAAATTGTTGGTTTTATTTCTATCTGTCCTTGCGGTTACTGCTTATTCGCAGAACGTAACTATAGCAGGACAAGTGGTGGATCCCGGAAACATGCCGCTGATTGGTGTAAATGTGTTAGTGAAAGGCACAACGACGGGTGTTATTACCGATATCGACGGTAAATTTTCATTGAATGGGAAAAAAGGAAATACACTTGTGTTTTCTTGTATTGGAATGGTTTCCCAAGAAATAATCTTTAAAGGTACTCCGTTGCACATTGTGATGAGAGATGATACAAAAACTTTGGGAGAAGTTGTGGTAGTGGGCTATGGTACGATGAAGAGAAAGGATGTAACTGGTGCCGTTTCACATATTGGAAAAGAAGTTATGCAGACTAAAGTTGCAACAAATGTTGTTGATTTCTTGACAGGAAGTATTGCCGGTGTTAATATTAGCCCTTCAAGCGGTGCAGCTGGCGGTGGTTCTATTGAAGTTCGTGGTCCAGCTTCTTTAAAAGCTTCGACGTCTCCTTTGATTGTTCTGGATGGTGTTATATTCTATGGTAATATTGCCGATATTAATCCTAATGATATTGAAAGCATAGATGTGCTAAAAGATGCAAGTTCTACAGCTATATATGGTGCTAAAGGTTCGGCTGGTGTTATTATGATTTCCACGAAAAGAGGTAGCACTAATAAACCAGTAATTAATCTTAGCGCTAATATAGGTTCAGTACAGGCACAGTTTTTACCAAAGTTAGCTACGCCTGAGCAGTATATTCAAAGACGTTCTGATTATTGGAAGACTAATGATTACTTTTTACCAGGTAGTCAACAACATGGATCAGGATATTATGATAATCCTAACAGTTTGCCAGAAGGTGTGACTCAAGAGCAATGGGCCAATTATGATGCTTCTTTCTCTGGAGATTATGTTGGAACATGGATGACACGTCTAGGATTTAATCCGTTGGAAATAGATAATTATAAAGCGGGAAAAGTTGTTAATTGGCAGGATCTTGTTTATAAAACAGGTTTAAGGCAGGATTATAATGCATCAGTTTCGGGTAAGACACCCAATACGAATTATTATATGTCTCTAGGTTATACAGATAATGAGGGTTTTCAGGTAGGAGATCAATTCCGTGCAGTGAGAGCTCGTCTTAATTTGGATACAGACATTACAAAATGGCTGAAGGTTGGTTTGAATGCACAATTTGCCAATAAAGGAACAAATCAGATTAGTGTGGATGCTGGAAGTTCCAGCGTAATGAGCCCTTTTGGTAGTGTATATGAAGATGATGGAAGCATTAAAGTAAGACCTTGGAATGATAATAGGGTCTCGAATCCTTTGTTGGCACGATCTGTTGACGATAAATATTATAGAACACAGAACCTAATATCAACAGTATACGGAAAATTGACTCTTCCTTATGGAATTAGCTATCAAACAAACTTTAATGTTCGTTATGGCTGGATAAAAGATTATTATTTCAAATCAGACGTGAATCCAGGTGTAGTATCTGGAGGAGAGTCTACTCGCCGTGATTATTCCGATTACGAATGGAGTGTTGATAATATGTTGAAATGGAATCATACGTTTGCTGACATTCATAATGTAGATGCAACATTTGTGTATACTGCTGAGAAATTTCAATCTTGGGAGAGTACTGGTAATAATGAAGGTTTTCAGCCCAATGGTACATTGAGTTATCATGGCATTCAGGCAGGTATTAATCCTGTTGTTAATTCCAATGATGAAATGCAAACAGGAAATGGTATGTTGGCACGTTTAAATTATTCTTTAATGGATCGTTATTTGCTTACTGCTTCTGTACGTCGTGATGGTTTTTCTGCATTTGGACAGAATAATCCGTATGGCGTTTTTTCTGCTTTTGCTGCAGGATGGCGTATCTCGGAAGAAAAATTTATGAAAAAGTTAAGCTTTGTTGATAATTTGAAGTTGCGTTTATCTTGGGGACAGAATGGTAATAGAGACATTGGGCGTTACGCTGCTTTTTCTCGCTTGACAATAACAAATTCAATTCAAGATGGAGTAAATGTGAAAGGCGTGTATCCTTCTAGCTTGGCTAATAATGATTTGAAATGGGAAACAACAAGTGCTTTCAATTTTGGATTAGACTTTGGATTATTCAATAACAGATTGAGTGGTGTAGCTGATGTCTATTTTAATAAAACCACAAACTTATTGATGGACCGTTCTATGCCGGCAATCACAGGATATGGAAGTGTAGCTACGAACTTAGGACAAATAAATAATAAAGGAGTAGAATTGACTTTGACAAGCGTGAATGTTAGCATTCCTAAAAAAATATCTTGGAGTACTTCATTAATTTATTCAATTAATAAAAATACAATAAAACATCTGTATGGTAAAATGATTGATGTTTTAGATGATAAAGGTAATGTTATTGGACGACGTGAAGACGATGATGTGCAGAATGGTTGGTATATCGGGCATGGAATTCGTGATATTTATGACTATAAATGGCTTGGTGTCTGGCAGATGGGTGAAGAGTATGAAGCAAATAAATATGGTAAACAACCAGGTGATCCAAAACTTCTTGACGTCAATGGAGATGGTGTAGTTAATACAAATGATAAAGTATGGTTGGGTTCAAGTACTCCCCGTTATAGAATGTCTCTTCGTAGTGATTTGAGATTACTTAATTGTATTGATTTTTCTTTTGTTATTCGTGGAGAATTTAATTATCTTGGGATAGATAATTTAGCTAGAAATGAAGATAATCGTTATTTTGAAAGTGCTAATTCCACTTGGACAGAATATTGGACTCCATGGAATCCTAATAGCGAATATGCCCGTTTGGGTGCTGACTGTTCAAATCCAACAGTGAATATTTATAAGAAAAGAAATTACGTCAAAATGCAGAATATGTCATTAGCTTATATATTCCCTCAAAAGCTTTTAAGTAAACTTATGATTGAGAATTTAAAACTGAGCTTCAATGTGGATAATGCATTCGTTTTATCAAAATGGAGAACTTCTGACCCGATGACCAAAGGTATAACTCCCCGTATCTTCACGTTTGGAATAAATATGACCTTGTAA